A genome region from Rhizobium sp. ACO-34A includes the following:
- a CDS encoding enoyl-CoA hydratase — protein MTDTDFGKIRISRADGVATIKIDNPLVNVLDVPLMSEIRRFLLSVRDDPDTRVLVFQSADPEFFIAHVDMTLIDEPHAFDEFVSKAPEGLNPFQAFGELLREQPQVTIVKLSGLARGGGAEFVAAADMAFAAEGRAGLAQCEALMGITPGGGATQYLSGRMTRGRALEVILGADLIDATTAERYGWINRALPASELDRFVERLARNIAALPEGVIAAAKKALPPEDLRDGFKREHEAWAGLFELPAAEKLIRGGLSAGAQTRDGERNLESLLRALKV, from the coding sequence ATGACAGACACAGATTTCGGCAAGATTCGAATTTCCCGGGCAGACGGCGTTGCGACGATCAAGATCGACAATCCGCTGGTAAACGTCCTTGATGTCCCCCTGATGAGCGAGATACGCCGCTTTCTTCTTTCCGTTCGCGATGACCCGGACACGCGCGTACTGGTTTTCCAGAGCGCCGATCCGGAGTTCTTCATTGCCCATGTCGACATGACGTTGATCGATGAGCCGCACGCCTTCGACGAATTTGTCAGCAAGGCTCCGGAAGGCCTCAATCCGTTCCAGGCGTTCGGCGAACTGCTGCGGGAACAACCGCAGGTGACGATCGTCAAGCTTTCCGGGCTCGCGCGCGGCGGTGGCGCGGAATTCGTCGCGGCGGCCGACATGGCGTTTGCTGCGGAGGGGCGGGCAGGGCTTGCCCAATGCGAGGCGCTGATGGGCATCACGCCCGGCGGCGGCGCCACCCAGTATCTGTCCGGCCGGATGACGCGCGGACGGGCGCTGGAGGTGATCTTGGGTGCCGATCTTATCGACGCGACGACGGCGGAGCGATACGGATGGATCAACCGGGCGCTGCCAGCCTCCGAGCTCGACCGTTTCGTCGAGCGGTTGGCGCGCAACATCGCCGCCTTGCCCGAAGGGGTCATCGCCGCGGCCAAGAAAGCGTTGCCTCCCGAAGACCTGCGGGATGGTTTTAAGCGCGAGCATGAGGCTTGGGCAGGATTATTCGAACTCCCTGCTGCCGAAAAGCTCATCCGCGGCGGACTGAGCGCAGGGGCGCAGACCAGGGATGGTGAGAGAAATCTGGAAAGCTTGCTCCGTGCATTGAAGGTGTGA
- a CDS encoding TetR family transcriptional regulator, with protein sequence MPPRTRAKMVEETRAKLLTAARVAFAKYGYAAASMDDMTADAGLTRGALYHNFGDKRGLFAAVVDEIDSAMAESAMEAGNAAGGGWSGLVAEGAAYIEMALQPDVQRIVLLDGPSVLGDPSQWPSQGRCLQATISTLRDLAHDGQVRSVDIEALARLLNGAALTGAIWVAASSDPHITLPKAIAAFECLASGCLTNR encoded by the coding sequence ATGCCTCCGAGAACGCGAGCCAAAATGGTTGAAGAGACTCGTGCAAAGCTCTTGACTGCAGCTCGGGTGGCTTTCGCCAAATACGGTTATGCTGCCGCCTCGATGGACGACATGACTGCAGACGCTGGGCTGACCCGCGGTGCGCTTTACCACAACTTCGGCGACAAGCGTGGACTGTTCGCCGCAGTGGTGGACGAGATCGATAGCGCGATGGCAGAAAGCGCAATGGAAGCCGGGAATGCGGCTGGAGGAGGATGGTCAGGACTGGTTGCCGAAGGGGCAGCCTATATCGAGATGGCGCTTCAACCTGACGTGCAGCGCATTGTCTTGTTGGACGGCCCTTCCGTTCTCGGGGATCCATCTCAGTGGCCAAGCCAAGGGCGATGCCTCCAGGCGACAATATCGACGCTGCGGGATTTGGCGCATGACGGCCAAGTCAGGTCGGTCGATATCGAGGCCCTCGCACGCCTGCTCAACGGCGCTGCCCTCACCGGGGCCATTTGGGTCGCGGCCAGTTCGGATCCACACATCACGCTTCCAAAGGCTATCGCGGCATTCGAATGCCTTGCTTCTGGCTGCCTGACCAACCGGTAG
- a CDS encoding transcriptional regulator, translating into MSENDPIYRADCPSRVILDQIADKWSMMVLAVLSEPRRFNAIKRRLDGVTQRVLTQTLRKLERNGMVRRRVLDGRVLGVEYALTPLGQSLQGPFAILFDWTVENIEAIQDCQRRYDATLDPM; encoded by the coding sequence ATCAGTGAAAATGACCCGATCTACCGTGCCGACTGCCCGAGTCGCGTGATTCTCGACCAGATCGCGGACAAGTGGTCGATGATGGTGCTGGCGGTGCTCAGCGAGCCCCGTCGTTTCAACGCGATCAAGCGCCGCCTCGATGGCGTTACCCAGCGCGTGCTGACCCAGACGCTGCGAAAGCTTGAGCGCAACGGCATGGTGAGACGCAGGGTGCTGGATGGGCGCGTGCTCGGCGTCGAATATGCGCTGACGCCGCTTGGGCAATCGCTGCAAGGGCCGTTCGCGATCCTGTTCGACTGGACCGTCGAGAATATCGAAGCAATCCAGGACTGCCAGCGTCGCTATGACGCGACACTTGACCCTATGTAA
- a CDS encoding ethanolamine utilization protein: MPVYKFTIADAVFERSPGQEGDIFTGNLLDQRHGGPVTIGFGRYGPDQIIEEIMAVHDTMIVLEGSITVSDAHGLLTAGPGEIIAMQKGDKVTIRSHETGAVTAYVTYPHWQQPEPSPSDSP; the protein is encoded by the coding sequence GTGCCCGTTTACAAATTCACCATTGCCGACGCGGTGTTTGAACGTTCGCCGGGGCAGGAAGGTGACATCTTCACGGGCAACCTGCTCGACCAGCGCCACGGCGGGCCAGTCACCATTGGGTTCGGGCGCTACGGCCCAGACCAGATTATCGAGGAAATCATGGCCGTCCACGACACGATGATTGTCTTGGAAGGAAGCATAACTGTCAGCGACGCGCATGGGTTGCTGACAGCGGGGCCCGGCGAAATCATTGCAATGCAAAAAGGCGACAAGGTAACTATCCGTTCTCATGAGACGGGTGCAGTGACCGCCTATGTGACATATCCACATTGGCAGCAGCCAGAACCCTCACCATCGGACTCGCCATGA
- a CDS encoding alpha/beta hydrolase translates to MSRILSPNLPLSRRDALVSAATLAASFTFSPGIVRASESITIKLSEGALTMSFVTTDDGVRIFYKDWGPKDAQPIMFHHGWPLSSDDWDAQMLFFLSKGFRVIAHDRRGHGRSEQVAEGHDIDHYAADAFTVAQALDLRNAVHVGHSTGGGEVARYVARHGEPAGRVAKAVLVAAIPPLMLKTDSNPEGTPIEVFDSFRSALAGNRAQFFRDVPAGPFYGFNREGSTVHEGVIQNWWRQGMMGSAKAHYDGIKAFSETDQTEDLKAITVPTLVLHGEDDQVVPIAASASKAVQLLKNGVLKTYPGYSHGMLTVNADVLNEDILAFIAK, encoded by the coding sequence ATGTCTCGTATCTTAAGTCCGAACTTGCCGCTTAGTCGCCGCGATGCTCTCGTCTCGGCAGCCACCCTTGCTGCAAGTTTCACATTTTCGCCGGGCATCGTGCGCGCCAGCGAATCTATCACAATCAAGCTATCAGAAGGAGCGCTGACCATGAGCTTTGTAACCACTGACGACGGTGTACGGATTTTCTACAAGGACTGGGGTCCCAAGGATGCACAGCCAATTATGTTTCACCACGGCTGGCCTCTTTCGTCCGACGACTGGGACGCGCAGATGCTTTTCTTCCTGTCGAAGGGATTTCGCGTGATCGCACATGACCGGCGCGGGCACGGCCGTTCGGAGCAGGTTGCCGAAGGTCATGACATCGACCATTACGCAGCCGACGCTTTTACCGTAGCCCAGGCCCTGGACCTGCGGAACGCGGTTCACGTTGGCCATTCCACCGGCGGCGGCGAAGTCGCGCGATATGTGGCGCGGCACGGCGAACCGGCCGGCCGTGTGGCCAAGGCCGTTCTGGTCGCCGCCATTCCCCCGCTGATGCTGAAGACCGACAGCAACCCCGAGGGCACACCGATCGAGGTCTTTGACAGCTTCCGGTCGGCACTGGCCGGAAACCGCGCCCAATTCTTCCGAGACGTTCCCGCCGGTCCGTTCTATGGGTTCAATCGCGAGGGTTCGACGGTCCATGAAGGCGTGATCCAGAACTGGTGGCGGCAGGGCATGATGGGAAGCGCCAAGGCACATTACGACGGCATCAAGGCGTTTTCGGAAACCGACCAGACAGAGGACCTGAAGGCCATCACCGTACCGACGCTGGTGCTGCACGGCGAGGACGACCAGGTCGTTCCGATCGCCGCGTCGGCTTCGAAAGCGGTCCAGCTGCTCAAGAATGGCGTGTTGAAGACTTATCCCGGTTACTCGCATGGCATGTTAACGGTCAACGCGGATGTTCTGAACGAGGATATCCTGGCTTTCATCGCCAAATAG
- a CDS encoding methionine--tRNA ligase translates to MDSTTTYITTSIPYVNAAPHVGFALELVQADAYARHARLLGKDVRFQCGTDDNSLKNVRAAETAGRPVADFVGENADRFEQLGRNLHISNDAFVRTSSDPRHIACVHSLWKACAENDDLYRKSYEGFYCVGCEQFYELTDLDDGRCPEHGVPLEIVKEENWFFRLSRYGERIRRLIETEELKVVPVHRRNEILALLRHGLQDISVSRSAERARGWGVPVPGSDEVIYVWFDALANYITGLGYGSDETMFRRYWARQGERTHFVGKGISKFHAIYWPAILLSAGVPLPSSIFVHGYLTVDGRKIGKSAGNGVDADGLVHGYKTPDALRYYLLRHIRSADDGDFSEERLEAAWSGELGGQLGNLLNRVLTLLASSFSGMTPAVPDSALVREAASLPEKVLNSFDNYELHLGLNEIFSYLGSANREFTRKAPWSDAKVLTGELGRAERSVISDRLGATLAEQVYGLAIVARCLLPFLPETASRLHTKLGISCPARYDVPLAVSGMKTSSGEVLFPRRVVRTRS, encoded by the coding sequence ATGGACAGCACGACGACTTACATCACCACCTCGATTCCATATGTTAATGCCGCGCCGCATGTTGGTTTTGCGCTCGAACTCGTGCAGGCCGATGCTTATGCCCGCCATGCCCGACTTCTCGGCAAAGACGTCAGATTTCAGTGCGGTACGGATGACAACAGTCTGAAAAACGTTCGCGCCGCGGAAACAGCTGGACGTCCGGTGGCCGACTTCGTGGGAGAGAATGCCGACCGCTTCGAACAGCTCGGCAGGAACCTCCACATTTCAAACGATGCATTCGTTCGCACATCCTCAGATCCAAGGCACATAGCCTGCGTGCATTCGCTGTGGAAAGCGTGCGCCGAAAATGATGACCTCTATCGAAAGAGCTATGAAGGCTTCTATTGCGTCGGCTGCGAGCAGTTCTACGAGCTTACGGATCTGGACGACGGAAGATGCCCGGAGCACGGTGTCCCGCTCGAGATCGTGAAGGAGGAAAACTGGTTCTTCCGCCTATCCCGATATGGTGAACGCATTCGACGTCTGATCGAGACAGAAGAACTTAAGGTCGTTCCGGTTCACCGGCGAAATGAGATACTTGCCCTGCTCCGGCACGGACTTCAGGACATCAGTGTGTCGCGTAGTGCTGAAAGGGCACGCGGCTGGGGCGTGCCGGTGCCCGGCAGCGACGAAGTTATTTATGTGTGGTTCGATGCTCTGGCGAACTATATCACAGGGCTTGGTTACGGCTCCGACGAAACCATGTTCCGGCGATACTGGGCACGGCAAGGCGAGCGCACCCACTTTGTCGGCAAGGGAATTTCAAAGTTTCATGCGATTTACTGGCCCGCGATACTCCTGTCTGCCGGAGTGCCGCTCCCGTCATCGATCTTCGTTCACGGCTACCTGACTGTAGACGGGCGAAAAATCGGAAAATCTGCAGGCAACGGCGTCGACGCCGATGGCCTTGTGCACGGCTATAAGACCCCGGACGCATTGCGCTATTACCTGTTACGCCACATCCGTTCCGCCGATGATGGAGATTTCTCCGAAGAACGGCTCGAGGCCGCATGGTCGGGAGAGCTTGGCGGACAGCTTGGAAATCTTCTCAATCGGGTTCTCACGTTGCTGGCATCATCCTTTTCCGGCATGACGCCAGCGGTTCCTGACAGCGCTCTTGTTCGCGAAGCAGCCAGCCTTCCCGAAAAAGTCCTGAACTCCTTTGACAACTACGAACTTCATCTCGGCCTGAATGAGATTTTCTCCTATCTAGGGTCCGCGAACAGGGAGTTTACCCGCAAAGCACCGTGGTCAGATGCCAAGGTCTTGACCGGTGAACTCGGCAGAGCGGAACGATCAGTAATTTCCGACCGCCTTGGGGCTACTCTGGCAGAACAGGTCTACGGCCTCGCCATCGTCGCTCGCTGTTTGCTCCCGTTCCTACCTGAGACAGCTTCCAGGCTGCATACGAAACTCGGAATATCGTGCCCGGCGCGGTATGATGTTCCACTCGCCGTCAGTGGAATGAAGACATCTTCCGGAGAGGTTCTCTTTCCGCGGCGAGTGGTGCGCACGAGGTCATGA
- a CDS encoding esterase, with protein sequence MRNKQDLVPVEGVRVGERIIPVPASISPEAQAMLRAAVQDDGTPFNALYPLPAPNDRAAWRQLQDAAELHYAAALNATANETSIGIETRRLGTATVHVALPESPRLRDCVFIDLHGGALVFGGGDACREGTRLQANRLGMTCYGIDYRMPPDHPYPAALDDCIEVYRHVIDHYGADRVVLGGRSAGGNLALSTILRARDEGLQFPAGVVLLSPELDLTESGDSFQTNRTIDVVLPNSLMPNNLLYADGADLSHPYLSPLFGEMSAEFPPIFLQSGTRDLFLSNAVRLHRKLRRVGAPVELHVFEAMPHGGFSGSPEDKELAEEMARFVTECLQAFVP encoded by the coding sequence ATGAGGAACAAACAGGACCTCGTCCCCGTGGAAGGAGTGCGCGTTGGCGAACGGATCATTCCTGTTCCAGCGTCCATCAGTCCCGAAGCGCAGGCCATGCTGCGCGCTGCGGTCCAGGATGATGGCACACCATTCAACGCGCTTTACCCGTTACCGGCGCCAAACGACCGGGCAGCTTGGCGTCAGTTGCAGGACGCAGCCGAGCTCCATTACGCCGCTGCTCTCAATGCAACAGCGAATGAGACAAGCATCGGGATCGAGACGCGGCGCCTGGGCACGGCAACTGTGCATGTCGCGTTACCAGAAAGTCCACGGCTCCGAGATTGCGTTTTCATCGACCTGCATGGCGGCGCGCTCGTATTCGGAGGTGGCGATGCCTGTCGTGAGGGCACACGGCTGCAGGCAAACCGGCTCGGGATGACCTGTTACGGTATCGACTACCGGATGCCACCGGATCATCCCTATCCGGCAGCGCTCGACGACTGCATCGAGGTGTATCGGCACGTGATCGATCACTATGGGGCCGATCGCGTCGTGCTTGGCGGTCGCTCGGCCGGTGGCAATCTTGCCCTCTCCACCATACTGCGCGCACGCGACGAAGGGCTGCAGTTTCCGGCAGGCGTCGTATTGTTGTCTCCGGAATTGGATCTGACGGAATCGGGCGACAGTTTCCAAACCAACCGGACCATCGATGTCGTGCTACCCAATTCCCTTATGCCGAACAATCTGCTTTATGCGGATGGCGCGGACCTATCGCATCCATATCTATCCCCGCTTTTCGGAGAGATGTCGGCCGAGTTTCCGCCGATATTCCTGCAGAGCGGAACGCGTGACCTTTTCCTCTCCAATGCGGTGAGATTGCATCGCAAGCTGCGACGCGTGGGAGCTCCGGTTGAACTGCATGTGTTCGAGGCAATGCCGCATGGAGGCTTTTCAGGGTCTCCGGAAGATAAGGAACTCGCGGAGGAAATGGCCCGTTTCGTCACCGAATGTCTCCAGGCATTCGTTCCCTGA